The stretch of DNA ACGGCGGTGTCCGGTGCGAGCCCGGCGAACAGGGATGCGACGACGAACACGGCGATGGCAGCGAACATGAGCTTCTTGTGGGAGAAGAGGTCGGCGAGCTTTCCCCAGATCGCGAGGCTCACCGTGGTCGTGAGCAGACTAGAACCGACCACCCAGGTGTACGCGGTCTGATCCCCGCCGAGTTCGTGCATCATCACCGGCAGGGAGGTGAGGACGGTCGTCGAGGCCAGTGCCGCGAGTACGAGACCGAGCAGGGTGCCCGTCAGCGCGAGCATCCGGTCCTGCCGGCTGTGCGGGTGCACCGCGGCATCTCGGATCGGGTCTCGGGTGTCCTCCGAAGTCGCCGAGCGTGAACGTCTTCGGGTGTGCCACACGTCTCGAGTGCTCATGTCCGCCTTTCCGGGAGCCGTCGAATGTCCGAGAGGGGGACGTCGACGGCGCAGACCGCAGAGACGTGGAGAGGGTGCCGCTGTTCGGCACCCTCTCCACGTCACATGCAGTTGTTCGACAACAACGTCGGGGTCAGAGGATTGCTCCGCTCACCTTGTACTCGATGATCTGGTCCATGCTCAGTCCGAGTTCCTCCAGCACCTCGTCGGTGTGCTCACCGTGTTCGGGAGCGCGGGTGACCTGGCTGGGCTGCTCGTTGAATTGCACCGGTGCCGTCACGAGCTTGAACGGAGTTCCTGCCGCGTCTTCGAGGTCCGCGATGTAGCCGTTTGCCTCGACCTGGGGGTCGGTGACGACCTCGCGCGGCTTCTGGACGGCCGACCACACCCCGTTGATGTCCTTCAAGGCCACCTTCCACTCTTCGAGTGTCTTCTTCGCGAACCCTGCCGAGATGGCGGCAATGCACGCGGCCCGGTTCTCGGCACGCTTCGCGTGCCTGTCGAAGCGGGGGTCGTCGATGAGCTCGGGGCTCTCCAGCACCGTCATCAACTCGGGCCAGAAGCGGTCCGATTCGAGCATGACGATGGAGATGAACCGGTCGTCCGCGGTCCTGTACGTGTTGACCAGGGGGTTTGCGGCTTCGGACTGAACCGGCTTGGGGTACTCGTCAATCCCGAAGGCATGCGCGCCTGCGATCGTCGCGCCCATCGCCCAGGACCCCATCGCGAGGAGCGAGCTGTCGACGACAAGGGCCTCGCCGGTTCGTTCCCGGTGGAACAGCGCCGACGAGATCGCTCCCGCGATGGTGAGGCCGCCGAGGGTGTCCCCGTAGGCGGGGCCCGGCATGTTCACCGGGTACTCGCTCGACGCCGGGGTGACGTTGTCGGCAGCCCCACTGCGACCCCAGAAGGACGACATGTCGTATCCGCCGCGTTCGGCTTCCGGTCCGCGCTGACCGGCGGCGGAGCCGCGGACATAGATGATCTTGTCATTGTGCGCACGAACGTCGTCGACGTCGATACGTAGCTTCTTGCGCGCCGAGGGACGGAAGTTCGTCAGAAACACGTCGGCCGTGGCGACGAGTTTCATCAACAGCTCGCGCCCTTCCTCCGACTTCAGATCGAGTGCCACACTCCGCTTCCCGCGGTTCGGCAGCTCGAACATGTGGTTCACACCGCCGGCGGGGATCAGTCCGGAGCTGACCAGACCCCGTTGCGGGTCGCCGCTTTCGGGGTGCTCGATCTTCAGGACGTCGGCACCCCACTCGGTGAGGATGGCCCCGGCCACGGGCACATAGGTCCATGCCGCAACCTCGACGACTCGGATTCCGTTCATTACACCGACCACGGTGATGCTTCCTTTCCGGATGGGGGACAGCGGCAGGTGCCGAAATGGGTACGGCGCCGTTAAGCCGGCGAGCCCTGGCGAACCTGGAGACACTGTGAACCTGAAACCTCTGAGGAGAAGTATCTGACTCAGTGTACATAAAAATGGGAAGAATGTGTGTTTCGCATCACAAGCGTATCGAACGGGCAGCCTCCGGTTGGTGGTGGGGGTGACCGACAAGCGTGATAGGTCACGAACTGCCACTGCATGGCCCGGAAACCGTCAACATTCTGACAGCGCCAATCGCCTCCGGTCAGGCGTGCAGTTCGACGAAGCGGATCGTTGCACGGCGCAATCGGACGGATTTCGCATAATCAATCTGACACGACGGGTACTTTGGGTACGTCATCTGCCCACCCGATTGCGAATCGAGTATGTGTCGAGCCTCGACGCAGCGCCGCATTAGTGTGTACATGGGTGTCAGAGAAGTGAAAGACGAGGGCTGCGCCTCTATGGTTGCGGGCGCGTCGTAGAGCTTGTGTGCGAACTTCTCGGCGCGGTGACCGGACGGACGATCGGCGAGCACGTGAACGTCGATTCCCTCGAATATCTCCAGTACATGTGGGCAAATCTCTGAACGCTGTGCGGACAACGTGATCCCCTTACGGTGGAGTACCGGCGTCGGGAGCGGTCGCTTCTGGGGGCGGTGATTTCGCTCGACTCTTTCGTGACACAACCATCAGATGCTAGGGTTCGCCCAGGGTGACCGAGGTCACGTCTCATCCGTTTCGCGCGGCTGATCGGTATCGGGCACCCGTCAGCGACAGTTCTTTGGAGGAACTCGATGTCAAACCAGTCGGGACGAATGCTCCCCGAGGTGACCGCAGAGTCGCGGGACTTCTGGACCGGAGGATTCGAAGACGAGCTACGCATCTATCGGTGCCGGGCGTGCCGTGGGTGGATTCATCCGCCGGTCGGCGCGTGCTGGCGGTGCCACAGCCGCGACGTCGGCCCCGAGGTCGCCTCGGGTACCGGCAAGGTCGCGGCGTACACCGTCAATCACCATCAGTGGTTTCCCGCGTTCCCACCCCCCTATGTCATTGCGGCGGTGGAACTCGACGATCAACCGGACGTTCGCCTGACCACCTGCCTCGTCGAGTGTGACGTCGATGCAGTCGAGGTCGGCATGGCGGTCGAGGTGGTCTTCGACAAGCAGGACGACGTTGCACTTCCCTTCTTCAGGCCGGTGACGAAATGACCTTTGTGGACGACCGTGCAGTCATCACGGGTATCGGGCAGTCTCAGATCGGACGCCGTATCGGGCGGACCGGTATCGACCTCGCACTCGAGGCCTCGGAGCGAGCGGTGGAGCATGCCGGACTGTCGTTCGATGACATCGACGGTGTAGCCAGCTACCCCGGTCCGGTGAACGCGGAGGGCGGCTTCGTCGGCGCGACGACACACGACGTCCGTGACGCTTTCGGCCTGAAGACCCGCTGGCACGTCAGCGGTGTCGAAACTTCGGGGCAGATCGGAACGCTCCTGGACGCGGCTGCCGCCGTGGCGAGCGGGCGCGCCACCCACGTACTCTGCTTCCGCTCGGTGTGGGAGGCGACAGCTCAGGCGTCGGGTCGCGCCGCGGCACTGACCGGGAAGATGGCTCGCGCCAGTGGGCACTCGGAGTTCAGGCTGCCGTTCGGGGCGGCGTCGCCGGCCAACTGGATCGGCATGTACGCACAGCGCTACATGCACGAATTCGGGCTCACCCGTGAGCAGATCGGCAAGCTCGTCATCAACGGCCGTCGTAATGCCGGCCTCAACCCCAATGCCATCTACCGGGATCCGATGACGATGGACGACTACCTCGGCGCCCGGTTGATCTCCTGGCCGCTCGGTCTCTACGACTGCGATGTTCCGTGTGACGGCGCGACGGCGATCATCGTCTCGCGGCGCGAAGCGTCGACCGGACTGAACAATTCGCCCCTCGCCATCGAAGCGGCGGGTGCGTCCCTCGCGGAGCGGCACACCTGGGACCAGCGAGCCGATCTCACGACCATGGCGTCCCACGACGCGGCGGACTCGATGTGGGAGACCACCAAGCTGACCCCCGGTGACGTCGACTTCGCGACGCTCTATGACGGCTTCAGTTACTTGACGACCCAGTGGATCGAAGCACTCGGGTTCTGTGAGCACGGCAAGGTCGGCCAGTTCCTCGACGAAGAAGACCGATACCGCCTCGACGGTGAACTCCCCATCAACCCGCACGGTGGCCAGCTCTCGGCCGGCCGTCTGCACGGATACGGCTTCCTGCACGAAGCCTGCGTGCAGTTGTGGCGGGAGGGCGGAGACCGACAGATCGCCAAGGACGTCGAAATCGCCGCAGTCGGTATCGGTGGCGGACCCGAGGCAGGCTGCATGCTGCTACGTCGCGAAGGGTGACGACATGACCACCGCAGAATCCACCAGTTCCCGCGGCACGTGGTCCGCACGGCTGCGTGGCGGCCGAAAATGGCGTGCGCTCCGTTCCAATCGGGCGGCCATGGTGTCGCTCGCTTTTCTCGTCCTGCTCGTGCTGGTCGCAGTGTTCGGTTCCGTCCTGATGACTCACGACCCCAACGCGCAGGCACTCAGTGCACGTCTGCAGGGGCCGAGCGGTGAACACTGGTTCGGCACCGACGGTTACGGACGTGACGTCTTCAGCCGCATGGTCGACGCAACCCAGGTCGCCGTACTCGCAATCGTCCAGGCAATGGCGCTGGCGGCGATCATCGGTATCCCGTTCGGTCTCCTCGCCGGACTGGTGGGCGGTCCGGTGGACGCAGTGCTCAGTCGTATCGCCGAAGCACTGCTCGCGCTGCCGCCGCTGATCCTTGCGCTGGCGGTGGTCGGTGTGCTCGGTCCCGGACTGACGAACGCCATGATCGCCGTCGGAATGCTGCTGGCGCCGAGACTGTTCCGAATCGCGCGGTCCGAGGCGCAGGCGGTGGCAGGCGAGTCCTACATCGAGGCCTGCCGTAGCGTCGGGTGCTCGAATTTCCGGTTGCTGTGGCGGCATGTTCTTCCGAACGCCAGTTCTGCCCTGATGATCCAGGTGACGTTCGGTGCCGGAATCGTCATCATTGTCGAGGCGAGCCTGAGCTTCCTCGGACTCGGTGTCGAGTCACCTCAGGCCAGCTGGGGATCCATGCTCCAGGACGCGTTCCAGAACGTGAGCGTCTCGCCCAGTTTCATGATCGTGCCCACCGCCGCGATCGTGTTGACGGTGCTGGCGTTGTCGACGTTCGGTGACGGTATGCGTGATGCTTTCGAAGGGCGTGGAGCAAATGGCTGACAAGATACTACTGGCGGCAGACGAAGCGGTGGCCGATCACGTCGACCTCGGGCAGAAAGTCCTGGAAGTCACGGATCTGTGCATCGATTTCAAGACCGCGCACGGATGGTCCCGTGTGGTCGATCATCTCGACCTGGTGTTGCGCCGAGGCGAGACGCTCGGACTGGTGGGAGAGTCCGGTTCGGGCAAGACGGTCACGTCGTTGGCGATCATGGGACTTCTCACCGGACCCAAGGTTCGGATCACCGGCTCGGTTCGCCTGGAGGGCCGAGAGCTTATCGGCCTGTCCAACCGTGAGATGAACGACCTTCGGGGCAAGACGATCGGCATGATCTTCCAGGAACCGCGCCGATCCCTCAACCCTGCCTTCACCGTCGGCGATCAGATCGCCGAGGTGGTGCGCAGACACAAGGCGGACGTCGGGCGCAAGGAGTCCTGGAGCCGTGCCGTCGAGATGCTGGATCTGGTCGGTATTCCCGACTCGGAGAAGCGCGCGCACGAGTATCCGCACCAGTTCAGCGGTGGTATGTGTCAGCGGGTAATGCTGGCGATGGCCGTCGCCTGCGAGCCGGTCGTCCTCATCGCGGACGAACCGACGACGGCACTGGATGTCACGGTTCAGGCTCAGGTGCTCGACCTTCTCACGGAGCTTCAGGAGCGGATGGGGCTCGGCGTCCTGTTCATCACGCACGACCTCGGTGTGGTCGCGCAGACCTGCGACCGGGTTGCTGTCCTCTACGGTGGCCAGGTAATGGAGTCGACGGTCGCCGAGAAACTCTTCTACGAGCCCGAGCATCCCTACACCGAGGGACTACTGGCGTCGACTCCGGACGCTCAGGTGCGAGCCGAACGACTATTCGCGATTCCGGGAACCGTGCCCGCGGCCTGGAAC from Rhodococcus opacus B4 encodes:
- a CDS encoding CaiB/BaiF CoA transferase family protein — translated: MNGIRVVEVAAWTYVPVAGAILTEWGADVLKIEHPESGDPQRGLVSSGLIPAGGVNHMFELPNRGKRSVALDLKSEEGRELLMKLVATADVFLTNFRPSARKKLRIDVDDVRAHNDKIIYVRGSAAGQRGPEAERGGYDMSSFWGRSGAADNVTPASSEYPVNMPGPAYGDTLGGLTIAGAISSALFHRERTGEALVVDSSLLAMGSWAMGATIAGAHAFGIDEYPKPVQSEAANPLVNTYRTADDRFISIVMLESDRFWPELMTVLESPELIDDPRFDRHAKRAENRAACIAAISAGFAKKTLEEWKVALKDINGVWSAVQKPREVVTDPQVEANGYIADLEDAAGTPFKLVTAPVQFNEQPSQVTRAPEHGEHTDEVLEELGLSMDQIIEYKVSGAIL
- a CDS encoding Zn-ribbon domain-containing OB-fold protein, with amino-acid sequence MSNQSGRMLPEVTAESRDFWTGGFEDELRIYRCRACRGWIHPPVGACWRCHSRDVGPEVASGTGKVAAYTVNHHQWFPAFPPPYVIAAVELDDQPDVRLTTCLVECDVDAVEVGMAVEVVFDKQDDVALPFFRPVTK
- a CDS encoding thiolase family protein, which codes for MTFVDDRAVITGIGQSQIGRRIGRTGIDLALEASERAVEHAGLSFDDIDGVASYPGPVNAEGGFVGATTHDVRDAFGLKTRWHVSGVETSGQIGTLLDAAAAVASGRATHVLCFRSVWEATAQASGRAAALTGKMARASGHSEFRLPFGAASPANWIGMYAQRYMHEFGLTREQIGKLVINGRRNAGLNPNAIYRDPMTMDDYLGARLISWPLGLYDCDVPCDGATAIIVSRREASTGLNNSPLAIEAAGASLAERHTWDQRADLTTMASHDAADSMWETTKLTPGDVDFATLYDGFSYLTTQWIEALGFCEHGKVGQFLDEEDRYRLDGELPINPHGGQLSAGRLHGYGFLHEACVQLWREGGDRQIAKDVEIAAVGIGGGPEAGCMLLRREG
- a CDS encoding ABC transporter permease, with the translated sequence MTTAESTSSRGTWSARLRGGRKWRALRSNRAAMVSLAFLVLLVLVAVFGSVLMTHDPNAQALSARLQGPSGEHWFGTDGYGRDVFSRMVDATQVAVLAIVQAMALAAIIGIPFGLLAGLVGGPVDAVLSRIAEALLALPPLILALAVVGVLGPGLTNAMIAVGMLLAPRLFRIARSEAQAVAGESYIEACRSVGCSNFRLLWRHVLPNASSALMIQVTFGAGIVIIVEASLSFLGLGVESPQASWGSMLQDAFQNVSVSPSFMIVPTAAIVLTVLALSTFGDGMRDAFEGRGANG
- a CDS encoding ABC transporter ATP-binding protein, encoding MADKILLAADEAVADHVDLGQKVLEVTDLCIDFKTAHGWSRVVDHLDLVLRRGETLGLVGESGSGKTVTSLAIMGLLTGPKVRITGSVRLEGRELIGLSNREMNDLRGKTIGMIFQEPRRSLNPAFTVGDQIAEVVRRHKADVGRKESWSRAVEMLDLVGIPDSEKRAHEYPHQFSGGMCQRVMLAMAVACEPVVLIADEPTTALDVTVQAQVLDLLTELQERMGLGVLFITHDLGVVAQTCDRVAVLYGGQVMESTVAEKLFYEPEHPYTEGLLASTPDAQVRAERLFAIPGTVPAAWNWPSGCRFHPRCGYAAAGQCDEGTVPLEGSDHHLVRCVRSDVLRLEGIKE